From the Papaver somniferum cultivar HN1 chromosome 2, ASM357369v1, whole genome shotgun sequence genome, the window CTATTGTTCGTCAACTCATTGTTGTCACTCTCTGTTGCCTTCTTGTCCGACTCAGGTGGGATGTCAGGTGGGATGTACCAAATGCCCCCTATAATGATAGTTTTGGTTTGGGTTTGCCAATGAGTCATGCTTCTATGGTAGGTTATAATTGTTctatattttatttcttttcgtattttcaattttttatctTATGTGACAATGAACTGATGCCTGGGATTATGCAGGGCTCAAGGCCAGGGATATTTCAAGACGAAAATCCTACAAGAAAGTCAGTCAGTAAGCATTTTTAAAGTTGTTATGGTAAATATTATTGCTTAATTTTTTGTTGTCAGAGCATGTCCTATCATATATTGATGTTCTCtctaatattttgtttttttgtggAAACTCTGTAGACCCGACACGCGACAACAACTGGACTGGTTCGTTCTCCCAATCAGTGAAGAGCTTCTGTTTTTCTCAACTTTGGtcatgaaaaagcttttcaataaTAAGCTCAAGCCTTACATACCTGATTTCAAGCTTGTGTTAGACCACTTCTGCATACATGCCGGTGGAAGAGCCGTTATTGATGAATTGGAGAAGAACATACAATTGCTTCCTTTACATCTGGAGGCTTCTAGAATGACCCTTCACCGGTTTGGGAACCCCTCTTTGAGTTCCATCTGGTATGAATTGGCTTACATTGACGCCAAAGGAAGGATGAAGTGTAAAGCAATCTCCAAAAGGTCCCTGGGCAGATTGCGTTGACAGATACCCTGTGCAAATAGCCTTTAGTTAATAAGTATTCTCTTGTTAGATCTCATCTAGGAAAAGTTCCTAGCAGAATGTTCTACCCAACTGTGGGGTTTCTATACTTTTATTCGTGATGTGTCTCTTCTTTGTTATTTGATCATAAGTCATGGTCTGAGTCTATTCCTGTTATATTTGGTAGTGTTGCTGAGGAACATAGAAATTTTGTGTAGGAAAAAACATTTGATATAGCATTTAACTATCATGTCCAATTGTCCTTGTACAATTTGAAGCTCAATTATACTTTCTCATCTGTCTTGTAAGTGGTGAATTCGTACCTCGACTACCTCAATGACATTCACCTTGAAACAAAGGAGGAAACAGATAAGGAGGCATCTGTTTTGCATAATTCAAATTATATGTTATCTCTTTGTTTTCTCTTTTCAGTGTCATGAGTATGAACGAATTAATGGATGAGTACAGGATGTCCTCGTGGTTCTTTGTTATGGATCaaacttacaaaaaaaatttgACTCTTTCTTTAATCATTTTTTCTTAGCTGGCTTGCTCAATTGTATGAGTCACTTAAATCCTGCTGCGAGTTTAGATTTGTACATATAGTTAGTGCAGTTTGAACTTTTATACCATTATTGTGTTGTTGGCTAGGTTCTTACTCTCCAGCTATTTAGTACAACACTCTCTCTTATATACTAGTAAAAATTTAAGCTTGAGTGACGCTGCGGAGGACTCTTCGAACTAATAGTTCAAAGCTGACAAGCAGTAGACATTAAATTCTCACATTCTCAAGGATGGTGCGCGCAATGCATAATTTTGTAACTGTTAGTAATATTATCACCTGAAATATAATTCATTATATTCAACTGACATGTTGCATCTGCAAATGTATTTTTGAAGAAATCTAGCAATTTCGGGTGGTGTCTAATCATGATTGATGAACAACTGAAGAAGAGGGCATCAAGTAACTAACCATTACAatttcttccattttgttgcAATAAAGATACTAAGTTCTATTTGTACTCAATCTTGTGTATTACTTGTTGTCTTGTCTTATGTCAATATTGTATGCGAGAGTTTGCAGATGAAGCAGTAATCAGGATTGCTGAGGACAAGCAAAtattgaattagataaagaaacaaGTGGA encodes:
- the LOC113347558 gene encoding 3-ketoacyl-CoA synthase 4-like; this translates as MSHASMGSRPGIFQDENPTRKPDTRQQLDWFVLPISEELLFFSTLVMKKLFNNKLKPYIPDFKLVLDHFCIHAGGRAVIDELEKNIQLLPLHLEASRMTLHRFGNPSLSSIWYELAYIDAKGRMKCKAISKRSLGRLR